In one Neobacillus sp. CF12 genomic region, the following are encoded:
- the def gene encoding peptide deformylase, which yields MAIQKIVTYPAEVLEKKCRPVVKFDRMLAKLLDDMYDTMIEYDGVGLAAPQIGIDQRIAIVDIDNELGTIEMINPHIIKTSGEQSGPEGCLSFPDLFGEVTRPNYVMIEAYNRKGKKYTLEAEEFLARAILHELDHLDGILFTTKVTRYLEEDELKGVEIE from the coding sequence TTGGCTATCCAAAAAATAGTTACCTACCCAGCAGAGGTACTTGAAAAAAAATGCAGGCCTGTAGTGAAATTTGACAGAATGCTTGCTAAATTGCTTGATGATATGTATGACACAATGATTGAATACGACGGAGTTGGACTAGCTGCTCCACAAATTGGCATCGATCAAAGAATTGCCATCGTCGATATTGATAATGAATTAGGAACGATTGAGATGATCAACCCTCACATCATAAAAACATCTGGAGAGCAATCTGGTCCAGAAGGGTGTTTAAGTTTTCCAGACCTTTTTGGTGAAGTAACTAGACCAAATTACGTTATGATTGAGGCATATAATCGAAAAGGGAAAAAGTACACACTTGAAGCAGAAGAATTTCTCGCTAGAGCAATACTTCATGAACTAGATCATTTGGACGGGATATTATTTACAACGAAAGTTACTCGATATCTCGAGGAAGATGAGTTAAAAGGAGTAGAAATTGAATGA
- the priA gene encoding primosomal protein N' yields MRIASVIVDVPAKQTDRAFDYLIPAHWIETIQPGMRVIVPFGPRKIQGFVTEIKAESEFKKLREIIEPMDLEPVLNHELLELGNWLTDNTLCFKIYAFQAMLPAALKAKYEKKVKLSLDARLEELPLQLQVAFKNDASILWEEALKDGLVPILQKEAAKGNLEVIYVVKERLKKKKLKYVIPLLSPADLEIAGNNMPQRADKQKEVLRYFVNNTEPVELRQLLSQLSISAATVKALVEKEILTEKDMEVYRDPYENRTFARTEPLPLTEDQHKAIMPILGSIEDRHHEVFLLYGVTGSGKTEIYLQSIQDVIEKGREAIVLVPEIALTPQMVNRFKGRFGNLVAVLHSGLSAGEKYDEWRKIQRKEVKVVVGARSAIFAPFENLGIIIIDEEHETSYKQEEMPRYHARDVAIERAQNNNCPVVLGSATPALETYARAQKGVYKLLSLPNRMNKRALPAVEIIDMREELRAGNRSMFSRKLFDLLKERIDRKEQSVLFLNKRGHSSFVMCRDCGYVMNCPNCDISLTYHKVKEQMKCHYCGFESYVPTQCPECSSDYIRYFGTGTQKVEDELGKILPEAKVIRMDVDTTGQKGAHERLLKEFHEGKADILLGTQMIAKGLDFPNITLVGVLSADTMLHLPDFRSSEKTFQLLTQVSGRAGRHELPGEVIIQTYTPEHYSVELAGTQDYDRFYNREMMMRKAHHYPPFYYLALVTISHEQLMTVVSATEKIVAYVRSRISNHAVVLGPAASPIPRINNRYRYHCLIKYKREPELNKTLKAILDQYQADPKSGLLVSIDVNPFILM; encoded by the coding sequence ATGAGAATTGCTAGTGTGATTGTTGATGTGCCTGCAAAACAAACGGATAGGGCGTTTGATTATTTAATTCCTGCCCATTGGATTGAGACTATTCAGCCTGGAATGAGGGTAATTGTTCCCTTTGGCCCAAGGAAAATACAAGGTTTTGTTACCGAAATCAAAGCAGAATCAGAATTTAAGAAACTCCGGGAAATTATTGAGCCGATGGATTTAGAACCTGTTCTTAACCATGAGTTACTTGAGTTAGGGAATTGGTTGACTGATAATACGCTTTGCTTCAAAATTTATGCATTTCAGGCAATGCTTCCAGCCGCCTTAAAAGCAAAATATGAGAAGAAGGTAAAGCTTTCTCTCGATGCTAGACTAGAGGAATTACCTTTGCAGCTTCAAGTAGCATTTAAAAATGACGCATCTATTCTTTGGGAAGAAGCATTAAAAGATGGGCTTGTGCCTATTCTCCAAAAAGAAGCAGCTAAAGGCAATCTAGAAGTCATATATGTTGTGAAAGAAAGGCTAAAGAAAAAGAAATTAAAGTACGTCATCCCTCTTCTTTCCCCAGCAGATTTAGAAATTGCTGGTAATAACATGCCTCAAAGGGCGGATAAACAAAAAGAAGTACTTAGATATTTTGTTAACAACACCGAACCGGTTGAACTTAGACAATTACTTTCACAATTAAGCATTTCTGCAGCAACGGTGAAAGCACTTGTAGAAAAGGAAATTCTTACAGAAAAGGACATGGAAGTATATCGTGACCCTTATGAAAATCGGACCTTTGCCCGGACAGAGCCATTACCCTTAACCGAGGATCAGCACAAGGCGATTATGCCCATACTTGGCTCAATTGAAGATAGACACCATGAGGTTTTTTTACTTTATGGGGTAACGGGCAGTGGTAAAACGGAAATTTACTTACAATCGATACAGGATGTAATTGAAAAGGGCCGGGAAGCGATTGTTCTTGTTCCAGAAATCGCACTTACTCCACAAATGGTAAATCGCTTTAAGGGGCGATTTGGCAATTTGGTTGCTGTTTTACACAGTGGACTATCAGCAGGTGAAAAATATGATGAATGGCGGAAAATTCAACGAAAAGAAGTAAAAGTCGTGGTTGGTGCTAGGTCAGCGATATTTGCTCCTTTTGAAAACTTAGGAATCATTATTATTGATGAAGAACATGAAACAAGCTATAAGCAGGAAGAAATGCCACGCTATCATGCAAGAGATGTGGCGATAGAACGTGCTCAAAATAATAACTGCCCGGTTGTCCTCGGGAGTGCCACACCAGCATTGGAAACTTATGCAAGAGCGCAAAAAGGGGTATACAAACTGCTATCTCTCCCAAATCGGATGAATAAAAGAGCACTGCCCGCTGTAGAGATTATTGACATGCGGGAGGAACTTAGAGCAGGAAATCGCTCTATGTTTTCGAGAAAGTTGTTTGACTTGTTAAAAGAACGAATAGATAGAAAAGAGCAATCCGTACTATTTCTAAATAAACGTGGCCATTCATCGTTTGTTATGTGCAGGGATTGCGGATATGTTATGAATTGCCCTAATTGTGATATTTCTTTAACGTATCATAAGGTTAAGGAGCAAATGAAATGCCATTATTGTGGATTTGAGAGTTATGTACCTACCCAATGCCCCGAGTGTTCAAGTGATTATATCCGTTACTTTGGTACAGGAACACAAAAAGTCGAGGATGAACTCGGTAAAATTTTGCCTGAGGCAAAGGTAATTCGTATGGATGTAGATACAACTGGTCAAAAGGGAGCGCATGAGAGACTATTAAAAGAATTTCATGAAGGAAAAGCAGATATTCTTTTAGGGACACAAATGATTGCAAAAGGACTAGATTTTCCCAACATTACACTTGTTGGTGTTCTTTCTGCTGACACGATGCTTCATCTGCCAGATTTTCGCTCATCGGAAAAAACGTTCCAGCTTTTAACACAGGTAAGCGGCAGGGCGGGGAGACATGAATTGCCAGGTGAAGTAATTATCCAAACGTATACTCCTGAGCATTATAGCGTAGAACTCGCTGGAACACAGGATTATGATCGCTTTTATAATAGGGAAATGATGATGCGAAAAGCACATCATTATCCGCCCTTTTATTACCTAGCCTTAGTAACCATCAGTCATGAGCAGTTAATGACAGTAGTTTCAGCAACGGAAAAAATTGTTGCTTATGTCCGCTCCCGCATATCCAATCATGCAGTGGTTCTGGGACCTGCAGCATCGCCAATCCCAAGGATAAATAATCGATATCGCTATCATTGTTTAATTAAATATAAACGCGAACCCGAACTTAATAAAACATTAAAAGCCATACTCGACCAGTACCAAGCCGACCCCAAAAGCGGATTACTCGTATCAATAGATGTAAACCCATTTATTTTAATGTAA
- the gmk gene encoding guanylate kinase, with the protein MQEKGLLIVFSGPSGVGKGTVRKEIFSHPDTAFEYSISATTRLPRPGEVNGVDYFFKSRDEFEKLIEQGKLLEYAEFVGNYYGTPVDYVRETLDAGKDVFLEIEVKGARQVREKFPEGLFIFLMPPSLSELKNRIVTRGTETEELINNRMLSAREEIEMMELYDYVVENDQVELACERVKAIVIAEHCRRERVEHRYKKLLEVE; encoded by the coding sequence ATGCAGGAAAAAGGATTGCTTATCGTATTTTCTGGTCCATCTGGTGTCGGAAAAGGAACAGTTAGAAAAGAAATATTTTCCCATCCGGACACGGCTTTTGAATACTCGATATCAGCTACAACACGCTTACCACGCCCAGGTGAAGTAAATGGGGTGGATTATTTTTTTAAGTCACGAGATGAATTTGAAAAATTAATTGAACAAGGCAAACTTTTAGAGTATGCAGAGTTTGTAGGCAATTATTATGGAACCCCAGTGGATTATGTCCGTGAAACTTTGGATGCTGGAAAAGATGTTTTTCTAGAAATCGAAGTTAAGGGTGCGCGACAAGTTAGGGAAAAGTTTCCTGAAGGATTGTTTATCTTCCTAATGCCGCCGAGTCTTTCTGAGTTAAAGAATCGGATTGTTACAAGAGGAACGGAAACAGAAGAGTTAATTAACAATCGGATGTTATCTGCTCGGGAAGAAATTGAAATGATGGAATTATACGATTATGTTGTGGAAAATGATCAAGTAGAGTTGGCATGTGAACGTGTAAAAGCGATTGTTATCGCCGAACATTGTCGCAGGGAACGTGTAGAACACCGATATAAAAAATTACTGGAGGTAGAATAA
- the fmt gene encoding methionyl-tRNA formyltransferase — translation MTKIVFMGTPDFSVPVLRRIIEDGYEVIGVVTQPDRPVGRKKVLTPPPVKVEALKHGIPIYQPEKIRQKEELEKIISLNPDLIITAAFGQILPKEILEAPAHRCINVHASLLPELRGGAPIHYALIQGKKKTGITIMYMVEKLDAGDILTQVEVEITEEDNVGSLHNKLSAAGAALLSETLPKLLEGKLTPIPQNNDEATFAYNIKREQEKIDWSKTGEEIYNHIRGLNPWPVAFTTIDGQTLKIWRSEKVIGVKSEDHGMIIKNDPDGITVSTGDETAIKIKELQPSGKTKMTSEEFYRGAGSKILVGSRLGE, via the coding sequence ATGACGAAAATCGTGTTTATGGGTACCCCCGATTTTTCAGTACCCGTGTTACGTAGAATTATTGAGGACGGTTATGAGGTTATTGGTGTAGTAACACAGCCTGACAGACCGGTTGGAAGAAAGAAAGTGTTAACACCGCCGCCAGTAAAAGTTGAAGCATTAAAGCATGGAATCCCGATTTATCAACCAGAGAAAATCCGTCAAAAAGAAGAGCTGGAAAAGATAATTTCCCTAAATCCCGATTTAATCATAACTGCTGCTTTTGGGCAAATATTACCGAAGGAGATATTAGAGGCTCCGGCACATCGTTGTATTAATGTCCATGCCTCACTTCTTCCCGAACTTCGTGGTGGAGCACCCATTCATTATGCCCTTATCCAAGGAAAAAAGAAAACAGGCATTACCATCATGTATATGGTAGAAAAATTGGATGCAGGTGATATCTTAACGCAAGTAGAAGTTGAAATCACCGAGGAAGATAATGTTGGTTCACTTCATAATAAACTTAGTGCAGCAGGGGCGGCGTTACTATCAGAAACACTTCCAAAGCTGTTAGAAGGTAAATTAACCCCAATCCCTCAAAATAATGATGAAGCAACGTTTGCTTATAACATTAAAAGGGAGCAGGAGAAAATTGATTGGTCCAAAACTGGGGAAGAAATCTATAACCATATTCGAGGATTAAATCCATGGCCGGTCGCTTTTACAACAATTGATGGCCAGACTTTGAAGATTTGGCGTTCTGAGAAGGTTATTGGTGTAAAGAGTGAAGACCATGGGATGATAATAAAAAATGATCCTGATGGTATTACTGTATCAACAGGTGATGAAACAGCTATTAAGATAAAAGAGCTTCAGCCCTCTGGTAAAACAAAAATGACAAGTGAAGAGTTTTATCGAGGTGCAGGATCTAAAATCTTAGTTGGCAGCAGACTAGGAGAATAA
- the rpoZ gene encoding DNA-directed RNA polymerase subunit omega — translation MLYPSIDSLLNKIDSKYSLVSVAAKRARSMQQTRDERLSKYVSYKHVGKALEEIHSGELTYRVPNKSETGAIYGKDSNIGK, via the coding sequence ATGTTATATCCTTCGATTGATTCTTTACTAAATAAAATTGATTCAAAATACTCGCTAGTTTCCGTGGCAGCAAAACGGGCTCGTTCCATGCAGCAAACACGTGACGAGAGATTATCAAAATATGTTTCCTATAAGCATGTAGGGAAAGCACTCGAGGAAATTCACAGTGGTGAATTAACATACCGGGTTCCTAATAAATCAGAAACAGGTGCTATTTACGGGAAAGATAGCAATATAGGCAAGTAA
- the rsmB gene encoding 16S rRNA (cytosine(967)-C(5))-methyltransferase RsmB, whose translation MTNKRRNVREAAMDLLENIEKNQSYSNLLLNSTIEKNKLSPIDTGLLTELTYGTLQRKMALDFFLKPFIKNSKKLENWVLQLLRITLYQMVYLDKIPDRAAIFEAVEIAKKRGHKGISGMVNGVLRSIQREGLPSMDAVSDPIERLSIETSHPEWLVKRWVSQFGFERTKEMCEINLTAPLQTARVNLTKTTVRECIEDLDEEGFQIERSPIIPEAIRALKGNLAFSRAFKKGFITIQDESSMLAAYALGPNENELILDACAAPGGKSTHIAETMKLTGGVISLDLHEHKVKLINENAKRLGLGNIRTIAMDSRNAGDHFDKEYFDRILLDAPCSGLGVMRRKPDMKYTKKEQDLYQLSTIQQNLLDSVSPLVKKGGILVYSTCTVDKEENENTVSKFLDDHPEFELDITFKDRMPEAIQPLVTDGYLQIFPQDFGSDGFFIASLRKKV comes from the coding sequence ATGACGAATAAACGAAGAAATGTGCGGGAAGCAGCAATGGATTTACTCGAAAACATTGAAAAGAACCAATCATACAGTAATCTACTGTTGAATAGTACCATTGAGAAAAACAAACTTTCTCCGATTGATACAGGGCTCTTGACAGAACTAACTTACGGAACTTTGCAAAGGAAGATGGCGCTGGATTTCTTTTTGAAGCCCTTTATTAAAAACAGTAAGAAGTTAGAAAATTGGGTACTACAGCTATTACGGATTACCCTTTATCAAATGGTTTATCTTGATAAAATTCCTGATCGAGCAGCCATTTTTGAAGCAGTAGAAATTGCGAAAAAGCGTGGTCATAAGGGAATTTCAGGGATGGTAAATGGAGTATTGAGAAGTATACAGCGTGAGGGTCTTCCATCAATGGATGCAGTAAGTGACCCAATTGAACGACTGTCCATCGAAACGAGTCACCCAGAATGGCTTGTTAAGCGGTGGGTAAGCCAATTTGGTTTTGAAAGAACCAAAGAAATGTGTGAAATTAACTTAACTGCTCCGTTACAAACGGCGAGAGTGAATTTAACAAAGACCACTGTACGTGAATGTATTGAAGATCTTGATGAAGAAGGCTTTCAAATTGAAAGAAGTCCTATTATTCCTGAAGCAATTAGGGCATTGAAAGGAAATCTAGCCTTTTCGAGGGCATTTAAAAAAGGTTTCATTACCATTCAAGATGAAAGTTCAATGCTTGCAGCCTATGCATTAGGACCAAACGAAAATGAATTGATTCTAGATGCCTGCGCCGCTCCCGGTGGAAAAAGTACTCATATTGCTGAAACAATGAAACTAACCGGAGGAGTTATTTCCCTCGATTTACATGAACATAAAGTAAAATTAATTAATGAAAATGCCAAACGTCTAGGTTTGGGTAATATAAGGACAATCGCAATGGATTCTAGAAATGCAGGAGACCATTTCGATAAAGAATACTTTGATAGAATACTTCTCGATGCACCATGTTCTGGACTAGGTGTAATGAGAAGAAAACCTGATATGAAATATACAAAAAAAGAACAAGACCTTTATCAATTAAGTACCATACAGCAAAATTTATTGGACTCTGTTTCCCCTTTAGTGAAAAAAGGTGGAATTCTTGTCTATAGTACGTGTACAGTAGATAAAGAGGAAAATGAAAATACTGTCAGCAAATTTTTAGACGATCATCCTGAGTTTGAATTGGACATTACATTTAAAGATAGAATGCCTGAGGCAATTCAACCACTAGTAACAGATGGATATTTGCAAATTTTCCCACAAGATTTTGGATCCGACGGGTTCTTTATCGCAAGCTTAAGAAAGAAGGTGTAA
- a CDS encoding YicC/YloC family endoribonuclease translates to MVISMTGFGRSRIASASFSVNVEVKTVNHRFSEINVRMPRQLLKVEDKIKKKLNEHLRRGRAEVYIMIEGEGAVTRKIQVDWKLLEEYYLFIKQARDKFNIEGTVLLQDLLTRNEFLHIEENEAGNEELEELVLKATEEAVLLCKQMRVIEGEELKKDLLTSLIQLDSKIEELKEFAPLVVSAYKERLIKRIEELVQGQIDETRVLTEVAIFADKIDINEELTRLKSHNQQFMQTLSEMEPIGRKLDFLVQEMNREANTIGSKANDSTITKKVVEIKSLLEKLKEQVQNIE, encoded by the coding sequence ATGGTTATAAGTATGACGGGCTTTGGGAGAAGCAGGATTGCCTCGGCTTCTTTTTCTGTGAATGTGGAAGTGAAAACAGTCAACCATCGTTTTAGTGAAATCAATGTTCGGATGCCTAGGCAGCTATTGAAGGTTGAAGATAAAATAAAGAAAAAATTGAATGAACATCTCCGTCGTGGCAGAGCAGAAGTCTATATAATGATAGAAGGAGAAGGTGCGGTTACACGGAAGATTCAGGTTGATTGGAAGTTGCTAGAAGAATACTACCTGTTTATCAAACAGGCACGTGATAAATTTAATATTGAAGGAACTGTATTACTTCAGGATTTATTAACGCGTAATGAATTTTTACATATCGAAGAAAACGAAGCTGGCAATGAAGAATTGGAAGAATTAGTACTTAAAGCAACAGAAGAAGCTGTATTACTATGTAAACAGATGCGAGTAATCGAAGGCGAAGAGCTTAAAAAGGATTTGCTAACATCATTAATACAATTGGATTCAAAGATAGAGGAACTGAAAGAATTTGCCCCCCTAGTTGTCTCAGCCTATAAAGAACGGTTAATAAAAAGAATTGAGGAATTAGTACAGGGACAAATTGATGAAACGCGTGTATTAACGGAAGTGGCTATATTTGCTGATAAAATTGACATTAATGAAGAGTTAACTAGATTAAAAAGTCATAACCAGCAATTTATGCAAACTTTAAGCGAGATGGAGCCAATTGGCAGAAAACTTGATTTTCTTGTTCAAGAAATGAACAGAGAAGCGAATACGATTGGTTCTAAAGCAAATGATTCAACGATTACAAAAAAAGTAGTTGAAATAAAAAGTTTGCTTGAGAAGTTGAAAGAACAAGTTCAAAATATTGAATAA
- the coaBC gene encoding bifunctional phosphopantothenoylcysteine decarboxylase/phosphopantothenate--cysteine ligase CoaBC produces MDKKILLCVTGGIAVYKAAALTSKLVQAGAKVKVILSDSAAKFVSPLTFQALSKNEVYTDTFDEKNPNVIAHIDLADWADLILVAPATANTIAKLANGIADNMITTTLLAATAPVWIAPAMNVHMYDHPAVVKNISILASYNYKFIEPSEGYLACGYVGKGRLEEPEKIVELIKIHFMKTSTLMLKDKTVLITAGPTREKIDPVRFITNHSTGKMGYALAEAAKKEGARVVLISGPVHLSPPTGVEIVKVESADDMYHAVMNNCDSADIIIKTAAVADYTPKVSYEHKMKKQPGDKVIQLERTKDILFELGTMKRNKILVGFAAETENVEEYALKKLKAKNADMIVANNVKSEGAGFGMDTNIVTVYKRDGSKLDLPLMSKQDVAHKIIEEIAALPKDLEPNENC; encoded by the coding sequence ATGGATAAAAAGATATTACTATGTGTAACAGGTGGAATAGCCGTATACAAAGCCGCAGCATTAACAAGCAAACTTGTTCAAGCAGGTGCAAAAGTAAAAGTCATACTTAGTGACTCCGCAGCAAAATTTGTTTCCCCTTTAACGTTTCAAGCGTTATCCAAGAACGAAGTATATACCGATACCTTTGACGAGAAAAACCCCAATGTGATTGCTCACATCGATTTAGCTGATTGGGCTGATTTGATACTAGTAGCACCAGCGACTGCCAATACAATTGCAAAGCTCGCAAATGGGATAGCTGATAATATGATTACAACGACCTTACTGGCAGCAACCGCACCAGTTTGGATTGCTCCAGCGATGAATGTACATATGTATGACCATCCAGCAGTAGTAAAGAACATTTCAATTTTGGCATCCTACAATTATAAATTTATTGAACCGAGTGAAGGCTATCTTGCTTGCGGATATGTTGGTAAGGGGCGACTAGAGGAACCTGAAAAGATTGTCGAGTTAATAAAAATACATTTTATGAAAACAAGCACGTTAATGCTAAAAGACAAAACTGTTTTAATCACTGCTGGTCCAACCAGGGAAAAAATAGACCCAGTCCGTTTTATTACGAATCATTCTACAGGGAAAATGGGATATGCGCTGGCTGAAGCGGCGAAGAAAGAGGGAGCAAGAGTCGTATTAATATCAGGACCTGTTCATCTTTCTCCTCCGACAGGTGTGGAAATAGTAAAGGTTGAGAGCGCTGACGATATGTACCATGCAGTCATGAACAACTGTGATAGTGCGGATATTATTATTAAAACAGCGGCAGTAGCAGATTACACTCCTAAGGTCTCCTATGAACATAAAATGAAAAAGCAGCCTGGGGACAAGGTAATACAATTGGAACGAACAAAAGATATATTATTTGAACTTGGTACCATGAAAAGAAACAAGATTCTGGTTGGGTTTGCGGCTGAAACTGAAAATGTTGAGGAGTATGCCTTGAAAAAATTAAAAGCCAAAAATGCAGACATGATAGTCGCTAATAATGTAAAGTCAGAAGGTGCTGGTTTTGGCATGGATACAAACATTGTAACGGTATATAAGCGTGACGGAAGCAAACTCGATCTGCCTTTAATGTCAAAGCAAGATGTTGCACACAAAATCATTGAAGAAATTGCTGCATTACCAAAGGATTTGGAACCAAATGAGAATTGCTAG
- the remA gene encoding extracellular matrix/biofilm regulator RemA: MSIKLINIGFGNIVSANRIISIVSPESAPIKRIIQDARDRGSLIDATYGRRTRAVIVMDSDHVILSAVQPETVAHRLADRDEIIDEG, translated from the coding sequence ATGTCGATTAAATTGATTAATATTGGTTTTGGAAATATCGTATCTGCCAATCGGATAATTTCAATTGTAAGCCCTGAATCTGCTCCGATAAAAAGAATTATTCAAGATGCCCGGGATCGGGGTTCATTGATTGATGCTACATATGGAAGACGTACTCGTGCAGTAATTGTTATGGATAGTGACCATGTCATTTTATCAGCAGTACAGCCTGAAACGGTTGCCCATCGACTGGCAGACCGTGATGAAATTATAGATGAAGGGTAG